A window of Sodalis praecaptivus genomic DNA:
CTGGCGGCCAATAATGTGGGCTATCAGCACCTGACCCTGCTGATATCGGACGCCTACAAACGCGGCTACGGCGCCGCCGGGCCGGTCATCGATCGCGACTGGCTGATTGAACATAACGAGGGATTGATTCTGCTCTCCGGGGCGCGCAAAGGGGATGTCGGTAAATACTTGATGCGCGGCAATATGCCCCAGGTGGAACAGTGCCTGGCGTTTTACCAGCGCTATTTCCCCGACCGCTATTATCTGGAACTCATCCGCACCGGCCGGGCGGACGAAGAGAATTACCTGCACGCCGCGGTGGAGCTGGCGGCGCGTCGAGGCTTACCGGTAGTGGCCACCAACGATGTGCGCTTTACCAGCGCGGATGATTTCGACGCCCACGAGATCCGGGTGGCGATACACGACGGCTTTACCCTCGATGACGCCAAGCGGCCGCGCAATTATAGCCCGCAGCAGTATATGCGCAGCGAAGAGGAGATGTGCGAGCTGTTCGCCGATCTGCCGGAAGCGCTGGCCAACAGCGTGGAAATCGCCCGGCGCTGCAACGTCACTATCCGCCTCGGCGAGTATTTCCTGCCGCAGTTTCCGACCGGCGAAATGTCCACCGAAGATTATCTGGTCAAATGCGCGCGTGAAGGCCTGGAGGAGCGGTTGGCATTCCTGTTTCCCGATGCCGATAGGCGGCGCGAGCAGCGCCCGGCCTACGACGAACGTCTGGACATTGAGCTGCAGGTGATAAACCAGATGGGATTCCCGGGATACTTCCTGATAGTGATGGAGTTTATCCAGTGGTCGAAGGATAACGGCGTACCGGTCGGACCGGGGCGCGGTTCCGGCGCGGGCTCGCTGGTGGCCTATGCGCTGAAAATCACCGATCTTGACCCGCTGGCGTTCGATTTGCTGTTTGAACGTTTCCTGAACCCGGAACGCGTATCAATGCCGGACTTCGACGTCGACTTCTGCATGGAGAAGCGCGATCTGGTGATAGATCACGTGGCCGAGACCTACGGGCGCGACGCGGTTTCGCAAATTATCACCTTCGGTACCATGGCGGCCAAAGCGGTCATCCGCGACGTCGGCCGGGTGCTGGGCCACCCTTACGGTTTTGTGGATCGCATTTCCAAATTGGTCCCCCCCGATCCCGGTATGACGCTGGAAAAAGCCTTCGTCGCGGAGCCGCAATTGCAGGCCATCTATGACGCCGACGAAGAGGTCAAAGCGCTGATTGATATGGCGCGCAAGCTCGAAGGTGTCACGCGCAACGCCGGTAAACACGCCGGGGGCGTGGTGATCGCGCCCACCAAAATTACCGATTTCGCGCCGCTTTATTGCGATGCCGAAGGCAACCATCCCGTTACCCAGTTCGATAAAAACGATGTGGAATATGCCGGCCTGGTGAAGTTTGACTTCCTCGGCCTGCGTACCTTGACCATCATCAACTGGGCGCTGGAAATGATCAACGCCCGGCGCGCCCGGCAGGGTTTGGCGCCCATCGATATCGCGGCTATCCCGCTGGAGGATAAGAAAAGCTTCGATATGCTGCAGCGCTCTGAAACCACGGCGGTATTCCAGCTGGAATCGCGCGGCATGAAGGATCTGATAAAGCGCCTGCAGCCCGACTGTTTCGAGGATATGATCGCGCTGGTGGCGCTGTTCCGGCCCGGTCCGCTGCAATCGGGCATGGTGGACAACTTTATCGACCGTAAGCACGGCCGCGAAGCCATCTCCTATCCCGATATCGAGTGGCAACATGCCTCGCTGCAACCGGTGCTGGAGCCGACTTACGGCATCATCCTTTACCAGGAACAGGTGATGCAGATAGCCCAGGTGCTGGCGGGCTATACCCTGGGCGGCGCGGATATGCTGCGCCGCGCGATGGGGAAAAAGAAGCCGGAGGAGATGGCCAAACAGCGCTCGGTATTCAAAGCCGGAGCGGAAAGTATCGGCGTCGACGGCGAACTGTCGATGAAGATCTTCGATCTGGTGGAAAAATTCGCCGGCTACGGCTTTAACAAATCCCACTCCGCCGCTTATGCGCTGGTGTCGTATCAGACGCTGTGGTTGAAAGCCCACTATCCCGCCGAGTTCATGGCGGCGGTAATGACCGCCGACATGGATAACACCGAAAAGGTTGTGGGGCTGGTGGACGAATGTCTGCGTATGGGCCTGAAGGTCCTGCCGCCGGATATCAATAGCGGCCAGTACCATTTTCACGTCAACGAAGAGGGCGAGATAGTCTACGGCATCGGCGCCATTAAAGGCGTGGGGGAAGGCCCTATTGAAGCCATTATCGAGGCGCGCAATCAGGACGGCCATTTCCGTGAGCTGTTTGATTTGTGCGCGCGCACCGATATCAAAAAGCTCAATCGTCGCGTGCTGGAAAAGCTGATAATGTCCGGCGCTTTCGACCGCCTGGGGCCGCACCGCGCCGCGCTGATGAATTCTCTCGGCGACGCGCTCAAGGCCGCCGATCAGCATGCCAAAGCCGAGGCCATTGGTCAGGGCGATATGTTCGGCGTGCTGGCAGAGGAGCCGGAAGCGGTGGAAGCCTCCTACAGTACCGTGGCGCCATGGCCGGAGCAGGTGGTGCTGGACGGCGAGCGGGAAACGCTTGGCCTGTACCTGACCGGGCATCCCATCACCCAATATCTGCGCGAGATTGAACGCTATGCCGGCGGGGTGCGCCTGAAGGATATGCACCCCACCGATCGCGGCAAAATGGTGACCGCGGTGGGGCTGGTGCTCTCCGCGCGGGTGATGGTCACCAAGCGGGGCAACCGGATCGGCGTTTGTACGTTAGACGATCGTTCCGGCCGGCTGGACGTGATGCTGTTCACGGATGCACTGGAAAAATACCAGCATTTACTGGAAAAAGACCGTATCCTTATCGCTCAGGGACAGGTCAGCTTTGATGATTTCAACGGCGGGCTTAAGATGACCGCCCGTGAATTGATGGATATTAGCGAAGCACGTGAAAAATATGCGCGCGGGCTTGCTATCTCGCTGACCGACAGGCAAATTGATGACCAGCTATTAAACCGTCTCCGTTTATCGTTGGAACCGCATCGATCGGGGACGATTCCAGTGCATCTTTATTATCAACGGCAAGATGCGCGCGCGCGGCTGCGCTTTGGGGCAACCTGGCGGGTGACGCCGACCGACCGTTTACTGAATGACTTGCGAACACTTGTGGGAAATGAACAGGTGGAACTGGAATTTGACTAATATAGGAATACTATGAGTCTGAATTTTCTTGATTTTGAACAGCCGATTGCAGAGCTGGAAGCGAAAATTGACTCGCTGACCGCAGTCAGCCGTCAAGACGAAAAATTAGATATTAATCTGGATGAAGAGGTGCAGCGCCTGCGTGAAAAAAGCGTGGAGCTGACGCGGAAAATTTTCTCCGATCTGGGTGCGTGGCAAATCGCCCAGCTGGCGCGACATCCCATGCGTCCCTATACGCTGGATTATGTGCGGCATATCTTCACCGATTTTGACGAATTGGCGGGCGATCGCGCCTATGCCGATGATAAAGCCATCGTCGGCGGCATCGCGCGTTTGGATTCGCGGCCGGTGATGATCATCGGCCACCAGAAAGGGCGGGAAACGAAAGAGAAGATCCGCCGCAACTTCGGGATGCCGGCGCCGGAAGGTTACCGCAAGGCGCTGCGGCTGATGGAGATGGCGGATCGGTTCAATCTGCCGCTGCTTACCTTCATCGATACGCCGGGCGCCTACCCGGGTGTCGGCGCCGAAGAGCGCGGCCAATCCGAGGCTATCGCAAAAAACCTGCGCGAAATGTCGGGCCTGCGGGTGCCGGTGATCTGCACCGTAATAGGCGAGGGCGGCTCCGGCGGCGCGCTGGCGATTGGCGTCGGCGATAAGGTCAACATGTTGCAGTACAGCACCTATTCGGTGATCTCCCCGGAAGGCTGTGCCTCTATTTTGTGGAAAAGCGCGGACAAAGCGCCCATCGCCGCCGAAGCGATGGGCATTATCGCCTCGCGCCTAAAAGAGCTGGAGCTTATCGACAGCATCGTGCCGGAGCCGCTGGGCGGCGCCCACCGCGATGTGCCGACCATTGCCGCCGCGCTGAAAACGCAACTGCTGGACGATTTGGCCGAGCTTGACGGTCTCAACGAGGAAGAGTTGCTCAACCGCCGTTATCACCGCCTGATGAACTATGGCTATTGCTGAGTGACCGACGCCGGACGCCGGCGCTCGAGGTGCCCGGGCCGGACCGGCGATGTCTCACACCCCGCATGTTCGCGCCTGCGGGGTGTTTTTTTTCGGCCGGCGATGTGCTTTGGCCGCGCCCGGCCAGCCGCAATGCCGGCTATGCTTAACGTTCGGCCGAGATAACTGAGCGAAGGACTTACGAAGGATGCGTTGAATGAACATCATTGCAATACTTTTGCCGGAACCGGTATTTTACAAAGCCGAACCGGTACGGGAGCTGGCACAGGCGCTGACCGATCAGGGCTATCACATTGTCTATCCCAGCGGCAGCCAGGATTTATTAACCTTACTTGAGCAGAATCCGCGCATTGCAGGCATTATTTTCGACTGGGAACAGTACGGCATGGATCTCTGCCTGGCCATTAACGAGATTAACGAGTATCTGCCGCTGTATGCGTTTATCAGCACCCATTCGGTGCTTGACGTCAGCGCCAATGAGATGCGCATGGCGCTCTATTTTTTTGAATATGGCTTAAACGCCGTCGCCGATATTAGCCAGCGTATCCGGCAATATACCGCTGAATATATTGATGCCATCATGCCGCCTTTGACCAAGGCGCTGTTCCATTATGTGGAAGAGGGGAAATATACTTTTTGCACGCCGGGCCATATGGCCGGTACCGCCTATCAGAAGAGCCCGGTGGGCAGCCTGTTCTATGACTTCTTCGGCGGCAATACGCTAAAGGCGGACGTGTCGATTTCGGTGACCGAACTGGGATCGCTGTTGGACCATACCGGCCCCCACCTGGAGGCGGAGGAGTATATCGCCCGCACTTTCGGCGCCGAGCAGAGTTATATGGTCACCAACGGGACCTCCACCTCCAACAAAATCGTCGGTATGTACGCCAGCCCCGCCGGCAGTACGGTGCTCATTGACCGCAACTGCCATAAGTCGCTGGCTCACCTGCTGATGATGAGCGATGTGGTGCCGATATACCTGACGCCGAGCCGCAACGCCTACGGCATTCTGGGGGGAATTCCGCAGCGGCAGTTCAGCCGCGCGAGCATCGCACAGAAGGTGGCGGCGACCCCGCAGGCCAGTTGGCCTGTGCATGCGGTAATTACCAATTCCACTTATGATGGTCTGCTGTATAACACGCAGTACATTAAACAGACGCTGGCGGTGCCGTCGATCCATTTTGACTCCGCCTGGGTGCCCTACACCAATTTCCATCCTATCTATCGCGGCAAAAGCGGCATGAGCGGAGAGCGAACCCCCGACAAAGTCATCTTCGAGACGCAATCGACGCACAAATTGCTGGCGGCCTTTTCACAGGCGTCAGTTATCCATATTAAGGGTGATTATGATGAACGCACCTTTAACGAAGCGTACATGATGCACACCACCACCTCGCCCCATTACGGCATCGTGGCATCCATTGAGATGGCGGCGGCGATGGTGCGCGGCAAACCGGGGCGCCGCCTGATTCAACGCTCCATTGAGCGGG
This region includes:
- the dnaE gene encoding DNA polymerase III subunit alpha gives rise to the protein MAEPRFIHLRVHSDYSMIDGLVKVGPLVKKAAALHMPALAITDFTNLCGLVKFYGSAHGAGIKPIIGADFFVQSEMLGDELAELTILAANNVGYQHLTLLISDAYKRGYGAAGPVIDRDWLIEHNEGLILLSGARKGDVGKYLMRGNMPQVEQCLAFYQRYFPDRYYLELIRTGRADEENYLHAAVELAARRGLPVVATNDVRFTSADDFDAHEIRVAIHDGFTLDDAKRPRNYSPQQYMRSEEEMCELFADLPEALANSVEIARRCNVTIRLGEYFLPQFPTGEMSTEDYLVKCAREGLEERLAFLFPDADRRREQRPAYDERLDIELQVINQMGFPGYFLIVMEFIQWSKDNGVPVGPGRGSGAGSLVAYALKITDLDPLAFDLLFERFLNPERVSMPDFDVDFCMEKRDLVIDHVAETYGRDAVSQIITFGTMAAKAVIRDVGRVLGHPYGFVDRISKLVPPDPGMTLEKAFVAEPQLQAIYDADEEVKALIDMARKLEGVTRNAGKHAGGVVIAPTKITDFAPLYCDAEGNHPVTQFDKNDVEYAGLVKFDFLGLRTLTIINWALEMINARRARQGLAPIDIAAIPLEDKKSFDMLQRSETTAVFQLESRGMKDLIKRLQPDCFEDMIALVALFRPGPLQSGMVDNFIDRKHGREAISYPDIEWQHASLQPVLEPTYGIILYQEQVMQIAQVLAGYTLGGADMLRRAMGKKKPEEMAKQRSVFKAGAESIGVDGELSMKIFDLVEKFAGYGFNKSHSAAYALVSYQTLWLKAHYPAEFMAAVMTADMDNTEKVVGLVDECLRMGLKVLPPDINSGQYHFHVNEEGEIVYGIGAIKGVGEGPIEAIIEARNQDGHFRELFDLCARTDIKKLNRRVLEKLIMSGAFDRLGPHRAALMNSLGDALKAADQHAKAEAIGQGDMFGVLAEEPEAVEASYSTVAPWPEQVVLDGERETLGLYLTGHPITQYLREIERYAGGVRLKDMHPTDRGKMVTAVGLVLSARVMVTKRGNRIGVCTLDDRSGRLDVMLFTDALEKYQHLLEKDRILIAQGQVSFDDFNGGLKMTARELMDISEAREKYARGLAISLTDRQIDDQLLNRLRLSLEPHRSGTIPVHLYYQRQDARARLRFGATWRVTPTDRLLNDLRTLVGNEQVELEFD
- the accA gene encoding acetyl-CoA carboxylase carboxyl transferase subunit alpha, giving the protein MSLNFLDFEQPIAELEAKIDSLTAVSRQDEKLDINLDEEVQRLREKSVELTRKIFSDLGAWQIAQLARHPMRPYTLDYVRHIFTDFDELAGDRAYADDKAIVGGIARLDSRPVMIIGHQKGRETKEKIRRNFGMPAPEGYRKALRLMEMADRFNLPLLTFIDTPGAYPGVGAEERGQSEAIAKNLREMSGLRVPVICTVIGEGGSGGALAIGVGDKVNMLQYSTYSVISPEGCASILWKSADKAPIAAEAMGIIASRLKELELIDSIVPEPLGGAHRDVPTIAAALKTQLLDDLAELDGLNEEELLNRRYHRLMNYGYC
- a CDS encoding lysine decarboxylase LdcC codes for the protein MNIIAILLPEPVFYKAEPVRELAQALTDQGYHIVYPSGSQDLLTLLEQNPRIAGIIFDWEQYGMDLCLAINEINEYLPLYAFISTHSVLDVSANEMRMALYFFEYGLNAVADISQRIRQYTAEYIDAIMPPLTKALFHYVEEGKYTFCTPGHMAGTAYQKSPVGSLFYDFFGGNTLKADVSISVTELGSLLDHTGPHLEAEEYIARTFGAEQSYMVTNGTSTSNKIVGMYASPAGSTVLIDRNCHKSLAHLLMMSDVVPIYLTPSRNAYGILGGIPQRQFSRASIAQKVAATPQASWPVHAVITNSTYDGLLYNTQYIKQTLAVPSIHFDSAWVPYTNFHPIYRGKSGMSGERTPDKVIFETQSTHKLLAAFSQASVIHIKGDYDERTFNEAYMMHTTTSPHYGIVASIEMAAAMVRGKPGRRLIQRSIERALHFRKEVYRLRQESEGWFFDIWQPEIIEDAVCWPVEPGAPWHGFRDADADHMYLDPIKVTILTPGMDETGEMASEGIPASLVAKFLDERGVVVEKTGPYNLLFLFSIGIDKTKAMSLLRGLTEFKRAYDLNLRVRNMLPDLYAEDPDFYRHMRIQDLAQGIHGLIRQHHLPQLMLNAFAVLPEMKMTPYAAFQQQVRGNVETVELSQMVGRISANMLLPYPPGVPVVMPGEMITEGSRAVLDFLLMLCSIGQHYPGFETDIHGAELTDDGRYWVRVLK